CAAGGAAACCCTTTATCAGCGCGTTCTGGCGCGCAAAACACTACAGCTCCGGGATTCGCCATCGGTTGCTACGGCGCCGAGATCAAAAGCCATTCCCCCGCTCACCATCTTGTATTTGTTTGCTGAGAAAGAAGTGGACAATGAATTCTGGTTCGAGGTGGGGTTCGATCTGAAGGGAACCAACAGCGGTTGGGTCGCCGCGCGTGATCTGACGTTTTGGAACCAAAGCATTGTGATGACCTTCGCTCCACGTAGCGAACGCAATCAAGTCCTGTTCTTTGGAGATCGTGAGGAAGCCTTGCTCAACAATGTGCAAGCGGCGAAGCAAGACTATAAGCAGCTTCACAAAGGCTATTGCGCCGGTGATCCGACCACCACTGATATGATTGTCGCCGTGGAGCCGCGCGGGTACGCCGATCCGAGCCAGGGATTCTACTTCTTCCCCATTCTTCGCTCCGAGACCATCCGCATGAGGAACGGTCAGCGTGGCAAATTGATGCAGGTGGCGGCGATCTCTCAATCCATTCCAGGAGGTGCCCAGGCAAAGGCAATGGACACGGACCGCTGTGGCCGGGGGGCGGACGTCAATCCCGACCGACGGCCCAGTCTGGTGGGAGCGGCGCAACCCCATTTCGGCCTTGTTTTCGTGATCGATACGACCGTTTCCATGCAACCTTATATTGATGGGGTCCGCAGGGTTTTGGAAAACACCATGACCCGGATCCGGCAAGACGTCCAAGACGCCAGGATCTCTATTGCCGTGGTGGGCTATCGCGACAGTCTAGAAGCTACTCCAGGTCTTGAATATCTAACAAAAGTGCATTCGGATTTTGTGCCAAGTCATCGACAAAATGAGTTGGTGAAAGTGTTCCGCACCATGACGGAGGCCAGAGTTTCCAGCCGGAACTACCGGGAAGACGCCATGTCGGGCATCGAACGGGCGTTGGACAACGGGCGGGGCCTGGACTGGTCGGACAAGGACGCCGGCATCATTGTGCTGATCACCGATGCAAGCGCCCGGGAGGCTGGGGATCCTCTGAGCGGAAGCGGCAAAAATCCCGATGAATTGGCGGTTCAGGCGAAGGAAACCAATCGGCATATCGTCACCATTCATCTGCGGACACCCGGAGGCCAAACAAACAATGATTGGGAACGGGCCATGGCCCAGTACAGGCAATTGGCGACGACTCTGGAACAGGAGGTGGCCGTCAGTTACATCCCTGTCGAGGGTGGCGATCTTGAGCGCTATGACAATGTGATCGAGACGGCGTTGAATACGATCATGGCAGACCTCCAGGGGCGGCAATCCGGAGAGCCGACCGACCAGGTGGATCAGCCGACCCAAAAAATTGTGTCCCGCTTGGCCCGTGCCATGCGGCTCGCTTATCAGGGGCGGGTGGAAGGAGCCAGCCCTCCGGAGGTGTTCCAGGCGTGGGTTGCCGACCGGGACCCGATCACGCCGTCGCTACAAGCCTTTGAAATCCGTGTTTTGCTTAGTAAGAACCAGCTCAGTGACCTGCATCAGGCACTCAAGGCAATCCTGGAAGCCGCTGATCAAGGGAAGCTAACGAGCAAAGGCTTTTTCAATCGACTGCGATCGACCACGGCGGTGATGACCCGTGATCCGAAGAAGATCGCTCGGTTGGGGGATGTTGGGCGGATCGACGAATTGTTGGAAGGCCTGCCTTATCGCAGCAGCATTCTCAACATCACCGAGGATATCTGGTTGGGGTGGGGTGCGGAGCGTAAGCAGTCGTTCATCAACAGCCTAACATCGAAAATCCTGGCCTACCGAAAGTATCATGACAATGCCGATCTCTGGACCTCGTTCGAGGGGCAGGACGGGAGTGGCGAAGCCTACTATGCCATTCCCCTGAAGCTGATGCCATGAGACCAATACGGCCAACCTATACCTATGCTCTTTCCGGTCTTCGAAAGACATGGACATCGGAGACGGACCCCTTTCATCTGGCCGTGGAGAACTTGACCGTCGAAGCGGGAGACATTGTCGTGCTGCGAGGGGAGAGCGGCTGCGGCAAGAGCACATTCCTTGATATCCTTGGGATGACTCTCCAGCCCGATGTCTGCACGAAATTCGAATTTGTCGGCCGCAATCGCAAGCCCTTGGATGCAAGGAGGATGTGGGAAAAGCGGAATATGGGCGCGCTGACAAAGTTACGTCGCCGCAATCTCGGCTATGTGATGCAGACCGGCGGGTTACTGCCATATTTGACGGTTCGGCAAAATATCGAGCTGGTTGGTTGGATCAACGGGCAGGATATTCGGGCCGCGAAGGTATCGCTTGTTGAGCATTTGGGGTTGATGCCGCTGTTGGATAGAAAACCGGCCCAACTTTCGGTGGGACAACGGCAAAGAGTCGCCATCGCCCGCGCCTTGATTCACAGA
The sequence above is drawn from the Magnetospira sp. QH-2 genome and encodes:
- a CDS encoding vWA domain-containing protein, encoding MCWYDAAVRWGEDRAAIAARLLVTGANVAAGIILPDDPVKQEVYGDATTCSSFEHIPPILPVLPELEGGEEEVNERRPLLIPGKETLYQRVLARKTLQLRDSPSVATAPRSKAIPPLTILYLFAEKEVDNEFWFEVGFDLKGTNSGWVAARDLTFWNQSIVMTFAPRSERNQVLFFGDREEALLNNVQAAKQDYKQLHKGYCAGDPTTTDMIVAVEPRGYADPSQGFYFFPILRSETIRMRNGQRGKLMQVAAISQSIPGGAQAKAMDTDRCGRGADVNPDRRPSLVGAAQPHFGLVFVIDTTVSMQPYIDGVRRVLENTMTRIRQDVQDARISIAVVGYRDSLEATPGLEYLTKVHSDFVPSHRQNELVKVFRTMTEARVSSRNYREDAMSGIERALDNGRGLDWSDKDAGIIVLITDASAREAGDPLSGSGKNPDELAVQAKETNRHIVTIHLRTPGGQTNNDWERAMAQYRQLATTLEQEVAVSYIPVEGGDLERYDNVIETALNTIMADLQGRQSGEPTDQVDQPTQKIVSRLARAMRLAYQGRVEGASPPEVFQAWVADRDPITPSLQAFEIRVLLSKNQLSDLHQALKAILEAADQGKLTSKGFFNRLRSTTAVMTRDPKKIARLGDVGRIDELLEGLPYRSSILNITEDIWLGWGAERKQSFINSLTSKILAYRKYHDNADLWTSFEGQDGSGEAYYAIPLKLMP
- a CDS encoding ABC transporter ATP-binding protein, whose amino-acid sequence is MRPIRPTYTYALSGLRKTWTSETDPFHLAVENLTVEAGDIVVLRGESGCGKSTFLDILGMTLQPDVCTKFEFVGRNRKPLDARRMWEKRNMGALTKLRRRNLGYVMQTGGLLPYLTVRQNIELVGWINGQDIRAAKVSLVEHLGLMPLLDRKPAQLSVGQRQRVAIARALIHRPKVILADEPTASLDPHNAERVFALLVDLVRTEKATAVIATHDWELAKKYGCTILEHALTDTPHGVVSTFSG